A window of the Cicer arietinum cultivar CDC Frontier isolate Library 1 chromosome 6, Cicar.CDCFrontier_v2.0, whole genome shotgun sequence genome harbors these coding sequences:
- the LUX gene encoding transcription factor PCL1 → MGEEVRTDEERVTEWEKGLPSVQDLTPLSMALIPPELASAFSISPEPHRTLFDVNRASRNTLSILRASGGNHHQTISSTNDDLDEEEDEEIEEGSGSDSRKHRKIDSATEEADSSVRTETTLKRPRLVWTPQLHKRFVDVVAHLGIKNAVPKTIMQLMNVEGLTRENVASHLQKYRLYLKRMQGLSNDAPSSSDHLFASTPVPQSLHDSANANGNSHSHHSSVPIPMPYPPPPSMMSMPLIGMPHHGHSHSHSHAHMGMPLPPPSAASSYRSHPFNMMHHRDWPPHPHSHSHSHPHLSPNDSNK, encoded by the coding sequence ATGGGGGAAGAGGTGAGAACAGACGAAGAACGTGTAACAGAGTGGGAAAAGGGTTTACCCAGCGTTCAGGATCTCACTCCACTTTCCATGGCTCTGATTCCGCCGGAGCTCGCTTCCGCCTTCAGCATCTCCCCGGAGCCCCACCGCACTCTCTTCGACGTCAACCGCGCTTCCCGCAACACACTCTCCATTCTCCGCGCCAGCGGAGGAAACCACCACCAAACAATCTCCTCCACCAACGACGACCTcgacgaagaagaagatgaagaaattgaagaaggCTCCGGGTCGGATTCCCGAAAACATCGGAAGATCGATTCCGCCACAGAAGAAGCCGATTCATCCGTCCGAACAGAAACGACGCTAAAACGGCCTCGTTTAGTGTGGACCCCACAGCTTCACAAACGATTCGTGGACGTGGTAGCTCACCTGGGGATTAAAAACGCGGTTCCGAAAACGATTATGCAGTTAATGAACGTGGAAGGGTTAACACGCGAGAATGTTGCGAGTCACCTTCAGAAGTATCGTCTGTACTTGAAGAGGATGCAGGGTCTTTCAAACGATGCTCCTTCTTCTTCTGATCATCTTTTTGCTTCCACACCTGTTCCTCAGAGTCTGCATGATTCTGCTAATGCCAATGGGAATTCCCATTCACATCATTCTTCTGTTCCTATTCCAATGCCTTATCCACCTCCTCCTTCTATGATGTCTATGCCTCTTATTGGTATGCCACATCATGGTCATAGTCATAGTCATAGTCATGCTCACATGGGCATGCCATTACCTCCTCCTTCTGCTGCTTCTTCTTATCGGTCTCATCCTTTTAATATGATGCATCATAGGGATTGGCCTCCTCATCCTCACTCTCACTCTCACTCTCACCCTCATCTCTCTCCTAATGATAGTAATAAATAA